Within the Burkholderia ubonensis genome, the region CAATGATGCCAGGCCCATGCTCGCGCTCCGGCCCCATGCCGATGTCAGCGCGGCTGTGACGGCTGCGTCGCGGTTTCGAGCCGGGCGAGCCACGCGAGTGCGTCGGCACGCGACGCGCCGCACATCTCGGCCGACGGCTGCAGCCCCGAGCAGCACGCGGGCCGCTCGGGCCGGCCGAAGATCGCACAGCGCAGGTCGTCGCCGAGCTGCGCGCAGCGCACGCCGGCCGGCTTGCCGCCGGGCATCCCCGGAATCGGGCTGGAAATCGACGGCGCGATGCAGCACGCGCCGCAAGCCTCGCGGCACGCGTGGGGCGGCGGAACTTCGGCGGGCGCCGGGCGGACGGGCATTTCGACGGGCAACTCGGCTCTCTCGAACGGAACGACGGCAACAACGCGGCGCCGCACCTCGAGGCTGGCCGCCGCACCCCGCATTGTGCCATCCCCGGCTGCGACGTTATTACACAATGCGGACGAATCGCGCGTTTATATACTCGTAAGCATCTAAATGCGCGAGACCGCGATGAGCTCAGCCGACACCTTGTTCCGTCCCGATCTGCTCGCGAAGTACGGCGCGAACGGGCCGCGCTACACGTCGTACCCGACGGCGCTGCAGTTCCGCGACGACTTCGACACGGCCGACTACGTGCGCGCGGCCGGCGACCCGGGTGCGTCGTCGAGCGAGCTGTCGCTCTACTTTCACATCCCGTTCTGCAACACGGCCTGCTTCTACTGCGGCTGCAACAAGATCGCGACCGGCAACCGCCGCCGCGCGCGCCCGTATCTCGACCAGCTCAAGCGCGAGATGGCGCTGCAGGCCGCGCTGTTCGACCCGGCGCGCCCGGTCACGCAGCTGCACTGGGGCGGCGGCACGCCGACCTTCCTGTCCGACGACGAAACGGCCGAGCTGATGGCGGCGACCCGCGAGCATTTCACGCTGGCGCAGGACGCCGACGCCGAGTTCTCGATCGAGATCGATCCGCGCACGGTCACGCCGGCGACGCTCGTCCACCTGCGCACGATCGGCTTCAACCGGCTGAGCCTCGGCGTGCAGGATTTCGATCCGGCGGTGCAGCAGGCGATCAACCGCATCCAGCCGCTCGCGATGACGGCCGACCTGCTGAGCGCCGCGCGCACGACCGGCTACCAGTCGGTCAGCGTGGACCTGATCTACGGGCTGCCGCACCAGACCGTGGCGAGCTTCGGCCGCACGCTCGAGACGATCATCGAGCTCGCGCCGGACCGGCTGTCGGTGTTCGGCTACGCGCACATGCCGCACCTGTTCAAGATGCAGCGGCAGATCGACGACGCCGCGCTGCCGCCGCCCGCGACACGCGTCGCGCTGCTCGGGCTCGCGATCGAGATGCTGACGGCGGCGGGCTACGTGTACATCGGCATGGACCACTTCGCGCGGCCGGGCGACGAACTGGTGGCGGCCCAGCAAAACGGCACGCTGCAGCGCAATTTCCAGGGCTACAGCACGCGCGCGGACACCGACCTGATCGGCATCGGCGTGTCGTCGATCGGCAAGGTCGGCGACGTCTACGCGCAGAACGCGAAGGACCTGCCCGCGTACGGCCCGGCGCTCGACGCGGGCCGGCTGCCGGTCGCGCGCGGCGTGCGGCTCACTGCCGACGACCGGCTGCGCCGCGACGTGATCACGCAGCTGATGTGCAACCTCGAACTGCCGTTCTCGCACGTCGAGGCCGCGCACGGCATCCGCTTCGCCGACCATTTCGCGCGCGAGCTGGACGCGCTGCGCGAATTCGAGCGCGACGCTCTGCTGAGCATCGCCGGCGACCGCCTGACGATCCATCCGGCCGGCCGGATGGTCGTGCGCAACATCGCGATGGCGTTCGACGCGTATCTCGCCCACACGCCGCGGCAGCGCTACTCGCGCACGGTCTGAGCGGGGCGCCGGCCGCGCACGCGCGGCCGGTTGTTGATAAAGTGTGGGCCTCATGTCCGCAGCAGAACCCGCACCATGCGCACCACCAAGGCGACCCACGCGGTCGAACGCCTGAAAACCCGCTCCGGCAACCCGCACCTCGCGGCGGTCGCGATGCCCGGCGGCCTGTTCTACCTCGTCGACCGCTCGAGTGGCGCCGCCGAAAAGCGCTGCGAGCCGCTGCCGCTCGACGAATTCGTCAAGTTCGTCGACGACCTTGGCCCCAAAAAACCGCGCAAGGCCAGCAAGCTCGACCTCGCGTTCGAGGCGCAGATCAAGAACAGCAAGCGATAAGCTGCATTGCAGGGCTTCCGAAGGCTGGCCGGCCACCCGGTTTGGTACAATCGAAAAGTTTCTCTATCCCCGCTGATAGCCGACCAGGCTGCATGACCACCATGAATATCGAACAAGCGCGTTTCAACATGATCGAACAGCAGATCCGTCCGTGGGACGTCCTGGATCTGGAAGTTCTGGGCCTGCTGTCGATCGTCAAGCGTGAGAATTTCGTCCCGGCCGCATACCGCGACCTGGCATTCGCCGATCTCGAGCTGCCGCTGCCGGGCGGTCACAAGATGCTGTTCCCGCGCGTCGAGGCGCGCGTGCTGCAGGAGCTCGCGGTGAAGAAGCACGAGAACGTGCTGCTGATCGGCGCGGGCTCGGGTTACCTGGCCGCGCTGTTCGCGGCGCGCGCGCAGCACGTGACGGCCATCGACATCGATCCGGTGGTCGCGAAGCTCGCGGAAGACAACCTGCGCAACAACGGCGTGACGAACGTCGAAGTCGCGCTCGGCGACGGCTCGCGCGGCTGGCCGGCGAAGGCGCCGTACGACGTGATCTGCGTCGCGGGCGGCCTGCCCGTCGTGCCGCAGGAGATGCTCGAGCAGCTCAAGGTCGGCGGCCGCCTGTCGGCGTTCGTCGGCGGCCGTCCGGTGATGAAGGCGCAGGTCATCACGCGCATCGACGACACGCAGTATCGCGTCGCCGACGTGTTCGAAACCTACGTCGACCACCTCGTCAACGCGATCGAACCGTCGCGCTTCAAGTTCTGAGCTCCATCATGCAGATCCTGACGCCCGCGATGCTCGCGGACTGGCTCGCCGACAAGACCCGCCCCGCGCCCGTCGTGCTCGACGTGCGCGAGCCGTGGGAAATCGCGACCGCGCAGATCGCGGGCAGCGTGTCGATCCCGATGCAGCAGATTCCCGCGCGCAGCGAGGAGCTGGACGACGAAGCGGAGATCGTCTGCGTGTGCCATCACGGGATGCGCAGCGCGCAGGTCGCGATGTTCCTCGAATCGCGCGGCTTCACGAAGCTCTACAACCTGCAGGGCGGGATCGACGCGTGGTCGCGCGACGTCGATCCGGCCGTGCCGCGGTACTGACCTTCCGCGCGGCGCGTCATGCGCCGCCACGCCGACCGCTCGCCGCGGTCGCACCGATTCGCCGAACGGGCGCGCATTGCGCGCCCGTTTCATTTCCGCCGACGGTTGCCGCCCTATCGTCGCCTGTCGCGCCCTCTCCTGCCCCGTCCCGCCCCGTCCGAGCGCACGTGATGCGTGCGCCCGCACGCGGATGCACCATTTCCGCCCGCCCGAGCGCACCGCGACGGATCGCCGATGCCGCACGACGCGCCACGCGCACCGCACCGACGCCCCGCATCGCGCCGTAACGGCACGCCGGGCGTGCATCGACACGACTGGCACATGCCTTGCGTTACACGGATGCCGGCGCCGTCCACGGCGCACACACATCCAACACGTCAGGGGAAACTCGATGAAACGTCGCAGTCTGTTGAAGTTCGGATCGATGGCCGGCGCGCTCGCGCTCGCGGGCAAGAGCCCGTTCGCCCGCGCGGCCGATGCGGGCAGCGGCCCGATCAAGGTCGGCATCCTGCATTCGCTGTCCGGCACGATGGCGATCTCCGAGACGTCGCTGAAGGACACCGCGCTGATGACGATCGCCGACATCAACAAGAGCGGCGGCGTACTGGGCCGCAAGCTCGAGCCGGTCGTCGTCGATCCCGCGTCGAACTGGCCGCTGTTCGCGGAGAAGGCGCGGCAGCTCCTCACGCAGGACAAGGTCGCGTGCGTGTTCGGCTGCTGGACCTCGGTGTCGCGCAAGTCGGTGCTGCCCGTGTTCGAGGAGCTGAACGGCCTGCTCTACTATCCGGTGCAGTACGAGGGCGAGGAAATGTCGCGCAACGTGTTCTATACGGGCGCCGCGCCGAACCAGCAGGCGATTCCCGCGGTCGAGTACCTGATGAGCGCGGAAGGCGGCGGCGCGAAGCGCTTCTTCCTGCTCGGCACCGACTACGTGTATCCGCGCACGACCAACAAGATCCTGCGTGCGTTCCTCAAATCGAAGGGCGTGAAGGAGGCCGACATTCAGGAGGTCTACACGCCGTTCGGCCACAGCGATTACCAGACCATCGTCGCGAACATCAAGAACTTCTCGCAAGGCGGCAAGACGACCGTGATCTCGACGATCAACGGCGACTCGAACGTGCCGTTCTACAAGGAGCTCGGCAACCAGGGGATCAAGGCAACCGACGTGCCGGTCGTCGCGTTCTCGGTCGGCGAGGAAGAGCTGCGCGGGATCGACACGAAGCCGCTCGTCGGGCATCTCGCCGCGTGGAACTACTTCATGTCGGTGAAGAACCCGTCGAACACGAAATTCAAGGAGCAGTTCGCCGCGTGGGTGAAGGCGAACAACCTGCCCGGCGGCGCGAAGCGCGTGACCAACGACCCGATGGAAGCGACCCTCGTCGGCATCCACATGTGGAAGCAGGCGGTCGAGAAGGCGAAGAGCACCGACGTCGACAAGGTGCGCATCGCGATGATCGGCCAGAGCGTCACCGCGCCGTCCGGCTTCACGCTGACGATGGACGGCAACCATCACCTGCACAAGCCGGTGATGATCGGCGAGATCCGCGGCGACGGGCAGTTCAACGTCGTGTGGAAGACCAAGACCGCGATTCGCGCGCAGCCGTGGAGCCCGTTCATCGCGGGCAACCAGGGCAAGCCGGACGTCGTCAGCTCGATTCCGGCGT harbors:
- a CDS encoding zinc/iron-chelating domain-containing protein yields the protein MPVRPAPAEVPPPHACREACGACCIAPSISSPIPGMPGGKPAGVRCAQLGDDLRCAIFGRPERPACCSGLQPSAEMCGASRADALAWLARLETATQPSQPR
- the hemN gene encoding oxygen-independent coproporphyrinogen III oxidase is translated as MSSADTLFRPDLLAKYGANGPRYTSYPTALQFRDDFDTADYVRAAGDPGASSSELSLYFHIPFCNTACFYCGCNKIATGNRRRARPYLDQLKREMALQAALFDPARPVTQLHWGGGTPTFLSDDETAELMAATREHFTLAQDADAEFSIEIDPRTVTPATLVHLRTIGFNRLSLGVQDFDPAVQQAINRIQPLAMTADLLSAARTTGYQSVSVDLIYGLPHQTVASFGRTLETIIELAPDRLSVFGYAHMPHLFKMQRQIDDAALPPPATRVALLGLAIEMLTAAGYVYIGMDHFARPGDELVAAQQNGTLQRNFQGYSTRADTDLIGIGVSSIGKVGDVYAQNAKDLPAYGPALDAGRLPVARGVRLTADDRLRRDVITQLMCNLELPFSHVEAAHGIRFADHFARELDALREFERDALLSIAGDRLTIHPAGRMVVRNIAMAFDAYLAHTPRQRYSRTV
- a CDS encoding protein-L-isoaspartate O-methyltransferase family protein, yielding MNIEQARFNMIEQQIRPWDVLDLEVLGLLSIVKRENFVPAAYRDLAFADLELPLPGGHKMLFPRVEARVLQELAVKKHENVLLIGAGSGYLAALFAARAQHVTAIDIDPVVAKLAEDNLRNNGVTNVEVALGDGSRGWPAKAPYDVICVAGGLPVVPQEMLEQLKVGGRLSAFVGGRPVMKAQVITRIDDTQYRVADVFETYVDHLVNAIEPSRFKF
- a CDS encoding rhodanese-like domain-containing protein → MQILTPAMLADWLADKTRPAPVVLDVREPWEIATAQIAGSVSIPMQQIPARSEELDDEAEIVCVCHHGMRSAQVAMFLESRGFTKLYNLQGGIDAWSRDVDPAVPRY
- the urtA gene encoding urea ABC transporter substrate-binding protein, whose protein sequence is MKRRSLLKFGSMAGALALAGKSPFARAADAGSGPIKVGILHSLSGTMAISETSLKDTALMTIADINKSGGVLGRKLEPVVVDPASNWPLFAEKARQLLTQDKVACVFGCWTSVSRKSVLPVFEELNGLLYYPVQYEGEEMSRNVFYTGAAPNQQAIPAVEYLMSAEGGGAKRFFLLGTDYVYPRTTNKILRAFLKSKGVKEADIQEVYTPFGHSDYQTIVANIKNFSQGGKTTVISTINGDSNVPFYKELGNQGIKATDVPVVAFSVGEEELRGIDTKPLVGHLAAWNYFMSVKNPSNTKFKEQFAAWVKANNLPGGAKRVTNDPMEATLVGIHMWKQAVEKAKSTDVDKVRIAMIGQSVTAPSGFTLTMDGNHHLHKPVMIGEIRGDGQFNVVWKTKTAIRAQPWSPFIAGNQGKPDVVSSIPAFLRRQRAALA